The Coffea eugenioides isolate CCC68of unplaced genomic scaffold, Ceug_1.0 ScVebR1_33;HRSCAF=164, whole genome shotgun sequence genome segment TGTTACACACTCCTTAGCGGATTTCGACTTCCATGACCACCGTCCTGCTGTCTTAATCGACCAACACCCTTTGTGGTGTCTAGGTTAGCGCGCAGTTGGGCACCGTAACCCGGCTTCCGGTTCAATCCCGCATCGCCAGTTCTGCTTACCAAAAATGGCCCACTTGGAGCTCTTGATTCCGTGGCGCGGCTCAACGAAGCAGCCGCGCCGTCCTACCTATTTAAAGTTTGAGAATAGGTCGAGGGCGTTGCGCCCCCGATGCCTCTAATCATTGGCTTTACCCGATAGAACTCGCACGCGAGCTCCAGCTATCCTGAGGGAAACTGCGGAGGGAACCAGCTACTAGACGTTTCGATTAGTCTTTCGCCCCTATACCCAAGTCAGACGAACGATTTGCACGTCAGTATCGCTGCGGGCCTCCACCAGAGTTTCCTCTGGCTTCGCCCCGCTCAGGCATAGTTCACCATCTTTCGGGGTCCCCGACAGGTATTGCTCACACTCGAACCCCTTCTCAGAAGATCAAGGTCGGTCGGCGGTGCACCCCGCAGGGGGGATCCCGCCAATCAGCTTCCTTGCGCCTTACGGGTTTACTCGCCCGTTGACTCGCACACATGTCAGACTCCTTGGTCCGTGTTTCAAGACGGGCCGAATGGGGTGCCCGCAGGCCAGCACCGGGAGCGCGCAGATGCCGAAGCACACCGACTTTAAATAGGtattttcacatttatttaggtcgagtgcgataaagtacacactcgcctagaaaactcattttgaaAATCCTTGAAAGCGCTTAATACATTATCAAATAATAacacaagccatgaagtcaaggaaaatatagcaaacaaggaacactcacctatttacgcaaaataatatccaaaatatccttccggataataccgTCTGTCACCAATGAACCCTAATAGAATCAAAAGAatacattatgcttcaaccatcaaagattcaAGTGATTCAAAGACAAGTCGAATACGTACtggtacaaagtataaatatggttttgcgtagtgaaaagagtacattgaaaccaaaggacctaagtaaaatatttgtaaaacttagactcacttgtaaaactttaaaattgctatttgagtcaaagtggcaaagaaaacgtaaataccctagatggttcacatggtattcgctctcaagccttactcaagtcgcaagtatatcgacctagttctcgagcgtaaatttgggcggcacgccctttgtatttacctattttccagccacttatggtttcattattttcctcaatcaatcccaagtCATATACAATATAGATTCATCACAGCTGTTAGAACATATTCCATCATGAAAGGAAAACCAGTAAAGCCAtacacaaatgaaaaaaaaaggtttagaGCAAAATGCAAACCTCCTTGCCAATGGTTTGTTTATGCTTCAGTTGAGAGGGAACTTGGAATagctgatttggttgtcaagaGCATGAATAATGAGCACACAAACTGCAGTCATGTATGGAAGAACAAGAATATTTCTGCTAAGTGGCTTGCAAACAAGTACATGGAGAGATTTAGATGTAATGTTGAAATGCCTCCAAGATTATTAAGACAAATAGTTGATGAGGActtcaaagctgaaatttcaaaatgggTGGCAtacaatgcaagggcaattgCTAAAAAGGAGATCCAACCCCACCTTCCGCCGTCTCCACCTCTGGGTCAATCCCACCACCGCCACTTCCGCCTTCATTTTATTCCGAAAGATAAAAAACATGGCCCCGGAGCTCAATTTCATCTCTTCCCACGAAGATTATGTGAATCCCATGGGTAACATAGTTTCtaatttgaataatttgttTGATAATGCCGATATTGTTGGCTTACATTCTTGCAATGGGTTGTTATGCATCAAGTTTTGTTTCAATTATGATAGTATAAAATTTGTTGTTTATAATCCTACCACCAATGAGTATAGGCTGATTCCTAGGCTCAAAAAGATTGTAGAAGAACGGTTGTTGCAAACTTCAGTTGTTAATATTGCTTTTGACCCCTTGAATCCTGCCCAGTACAAGCTTGTTTGCGTGATAACAGACCATTTTGAGAGTGAGTACCGGTTCATTGTGTATTCGTCTGAAACTGGTTTTTGGAGGGAGAGTGTAAAGAGATTGGATATTTATACTGAAAAATATTACTTTGATAGAGGGGTGTTATGGAATGGCGGTCTTCATTGGGCTACTCAATGGGGTTCTACTATTTGCTTTGATATAGATCATGAGTGCGTGAGGTCAACAGTGCCTAATCTTCCAGCATTGTATGATGATTCTTCGGAAGTTTGCTATTTTGGAGATTCAGGAGGGGAATTATATCTCATTAGTGTTAGTATGCCCCGGAAGACGGTGTTTAATGTCTTTTCTCTGAAGATGGACTATTCTAAGTGGGATGTGAAGCATCGGATTGATCTTACTCTGTTGAGTATTTTTTACCCATTGGATGTTGATGAAGAGCTTGATCCTAACGAGTTTGGTTTCCACATACTGCATTGTGTTGTGGACAAGAACAGAGGGAATGTAATGCTTGTGCTATCAATGCATCGTAAAATCTTTTGTTATGATATCAATGATCTGACTGTCAAGGAGCTTGCCAACATAGAGCCCAAGGAGGTTTCTTATCGGTGGATGGAAACCTCAAGGTACTTGCGGAGGGATGCCTCAAAATACATGTGGAGAGAAGCCTACCAACATGTTGAGACGTTGGCCTATATCTAATTGGGTTGCAGCATTTGGTATATGCAGCCACAACTTGATAATTCTGTACTTGCCTGACCTTTAGTTGTTTTTAAGGTATGAAAATCTTGTATAGTTTGGAGATCATCAAATGTTAGTTATGCTATTATATTTCTTTTAGATATATCAGGAATAGCACATGTTATGTGTTGGATTATTCTCATTATCTTCTTGTTGCAATTCCCTTTTTACAGTAATTGATTATAGAAGC includes the following:
- the LOC113757883 gene encoding F-box protein At5g07610-like; translation: MAPELNFISSHEDYVNPMGNIVSNLNNLFDNADIVGLHSCNGLLCIKFCFNYDSIKFVVYNPTTNEYRLIPRLKKIVEERLLQTSVVNIAFDPLNPAQYKLVCVITDHFESEYRFIVYSSETGFWRESVKRLDIYTEKYYFDRGVLWNGGLHWATQWGSTICFDIDHECVRSTVPNLPALYDDSSEVCYFGDSGGELYLISVSMPRKTVFNVFSLKMDYSKWDVKHRIDLTLLSIFYPLDVDEELDPNEFGFHILHCVVDKNRGNVMLVLSMHRKIFCYDINDLTVKELANIEPKEVSYRWMETSRYLRRDASKYMWREAYQHVETLAYI